Proteins from one Thalassophryne amazonica chromosome 20, fThaAma1.1, whole genome shotgun sequence genomic window:
- the xkr8.3 gene encoding XK-related protein 8.3 yields MECVAFSKYSWIDFVFSVIGVCTFLLDWGSDVWVAAEFYCHGHFLWFGLLVSLLVLSSVVVQTFSWFWFQYDRQLLGFSVIFGDRQKLSCLLHVLQLGFLYRHISAIRRGFRVWWWKEEGSEYAVYLTHDLSMLRLIETFSESAPQLTLMIYVLLHTNKAKAVQFVSIAASTTSIAWMVVDYHRSLRAFLPDKAKQGWGSSFVCFMWNLLLIAPRVAMLALFTSVLPAYIAAHFVILWLVFLLWVCQQKTDFMDSVGGEWLYRATVALIWYFSWFNVGEGGTRGRSTIYHFFITADGGILLATWWYYRDPTQTDSYALILLIMLPLISLLGLLFKALYYCCFHPKLWRPNPNLPLDSPDAEVSFRDLSIQDSTPSSQILNKRMACHAARFYSVHGVIQITQTHRDLNRRLGDV; encoded by the exons ATGGAGTGCGTCGCTTTTTCAAAGTATTCGTGGATCGACTTTGTCTTCTCTGTGATCGGGGTGTGCACCTTTCTGCTGGACTGGGGTTCGGACGTGTGGGTGGCCGCCGAGTTTTACTGCCACGGACACTTCTTGTGGTTCGGGTTGCTGGTCAGCCTCTTGGTTCTGTCGTCGGTCGTGGTCCAGACGTTCAGCTGGTTCTGGTTCCAGTACGACCGCCAGCTGCTGGGATTCAGCGTGATATTCGGCGACAGGCAGAAACTTTCGTGCCTGCTTCACGTGCTGCAGCTGGGCTTCCTCTACAG GCACATCTCCGCCATCCGTCGTGGCTTCAGGGTGTGGTGGTGGAAAGAAGAGGGCTCGGAATACGCTGTTTACCTGACGCACGACCTGAGCATGCTGCGGCTCATCGAGACCTTCTCCGAGAGCGCTCCTCAGCTCACGCTCATGATCTACGTGCTGCTGCACACCAACAAGGCCAAAGCCGTGCAGT TTGTGAGCATTGCGGCGTCAACCACATCCATCGCCTGGATGGTCGTGGACTACCACCGCTCCCTGCGCGCCTTCCTGCCCGATAAGGCCAAGCAGGGCTGGGGCTCCTCCTTTGTCTGCTTTATGTGGAACCTGCTGCTGATCGCCCCTCGTGTGGCCATGCTCGCCCTTTTCACTTCTGTACTCCCCGCCTACATCGCCGCCCACTTTGTCATCCTGTGGTTGGTCTTCCTGTTGTGGGTGTGCCAACAGAAGACAGACTTCATGGACAGCGTCGGAGGGGAGTGGCTCTACCGGGCCACTGTGGCACTCATTTGGTACTTCAGCTGGTTTAACGTAGGAGAGGGTGGAACCAGAGGCAGGAGCACCATCTACCATTTCTTCATTACCGCAGACGGGGGAATCCTGCTGGCCACTTGGTGGTACTACAGGGACCCGACACAGACGGACTCCTACGCCCTCATCCTCCTCATCATGCTTCCTCTCATCTCCCTCCTTGGACTACTCTTCAAAGCCCTCTACTACTGCTGCTTCCACCCTAAGCTGTGGAGGCCCAACCCAAACCTGCCCCTGGACTCGCCTGATGCAGAGGTGTCCTTCAGAGACTTGTCCATCCAGGACAGCACCCCGTCCTCTCAGATCCTCAACAAACGGATGGCCTGCCATGCTGCTCGTTTTTACTCTGTGCATGGAGTCATTCAAATCACGCAGACACACAGGGACTTGAACCGTCGGCTCGGTGATGTCTGA
- the LOC117502450 gene encoding XK-related protein 8-like — protein MEEPRLFTFSKWDFLFTCLGLVFLLCDIVLDMWAVVTFYQEKAYVYMGILICFLLVSSVIVQIYSFLWYRLDNYERRTKVEKCPNLLALMLLHVGQLGIYLRHAGYLEVSVGSFIKKGYDRDTVAYLGHDLSMLRLMETFSESAPQLGLMLTVMLQRCSVEPITVAKAFGSAAAIACSVTMYHRSLRSFLPDKKQQLICSSVIYFLWNMLLIVSRLTALALFASVQPCFIFTHFICSWLVLFFVAWRAQTNFMEGHGEWLYRATVGLIWYFSWFNVVEGRTRRRTTIYHGYILVDICLLCIFWLYSHWKHNTVPPHIKISLLDTAISTLAVIATYVLGLLLKLIYYKFLHPQLNRPELRGSSSNGALTGARVINSGSDVTDSFHSADVPLPVPPLLNKRMRKLAENFYY, from the exons ATGGAAGAACCGAGGCTGTTTACGTTCTCAAAGTGGGATTTCCTGTTCACTTGTCTGGGCCTGGTGTTCCTGCTGTGTGACATCGTGCTGGATATGTGGGCGGTGGTGACGTTCTACCAGGAAAAGGCCTACGTCTATATGGGAATTCTGATCTGCTTTCTCCTGGTCTCGTCGGttattgtgcagatctacagCTTCCTGTGGTATCGTCTTGACAACTATGAGAGGCGTACGAAGGTTGAAAAGTGTCCAAACCTGCTCGCACTAATGCTGCTCCATGTGGGTCAACTGGGAATCTACTTAAG ACATGCAGGATATCTGGAGGTCTCAGTGGGCAGCTTCATTAAAAAGGGCTATGACCGTGACACGGTGGCGTACCTGGGCCATGACCTCAGCATGTTGCGGCTCATGGAGACGTTCTCAGAGAGCGCCCCTCAGCTTGGTCTCATGCTCACAGTCATGCTGCAGAGATGCAGTGTGGAGCCTATAACAG TGGCTAAGGCTTTCGGCTCAGCCGCGGCCATCGCCTGCAGCGTCACCATGTACCACCGCTCCCTGCGCTCCTTCCTCCCTGACAAAAAACAGCAGCTGATTTGCTCCTCGGTGATCTATTTCCTCTGGAACATGCTGCTCATTGTGTCTCGGCTCACCGCCCTCGCTCTCTTCGCCTCGGTCCAGCCCTGCTTCATCTTCACGCACTTCATCTGCTCCTGGCTGGTTTTATTCTTCGTCGCCTGGCGAGCGCAGACCAACTTCATGGAGGGTCATGGTGAGTGGCTTTACCGAGCCACTGTTGGCCTCATTTGGTACTTCAGTTGGTTTAACGTGGTGGAAGGGCGGACCAGGAGGAGGACTACGATCTACCATGGCTACATTCTGGTTGATATTTGCCTTCTGTGCATCTTCTGGCTCTACAGCCACTGGAAGCACAACACGGTTCCACCTCATATTAAAATCTCACTCTTAGACACCGCCATTTCCACTCTCGCTGTTATTGCTACTTACGTTTTGGGCCTTTTACTTAAACTAATATATTATAAGTTCCTCCATCCACAACTCAACAGGCCTGAACTGAGAGGGAGCAGTTCCAATGGGGCACTCACTGGAGCGCGGGTTATTAACTCAGGTTCAGACGTCACAGACTCCTTTCATTCAGCAGACGTACCTTTGCCCGTCCCACCACTGCTCAACAAGAGAATGAGGAAGCTGGCTGAGAACTTTTACTACTAA